In the Catenovulum adriaticum genome, TTGCTTTGTATACCTATCCGGTGATGATTGTTTTATTTGAACCTTTAATGCACAAACAAATTCCTAATAAGCAAGATATAGTGATAGCGCTGGTGGTGTTAATTGGCGTTGTATTATTAATTCCCGATTTAAGTTTAGATAGTGAATATACCTTGGGTATTTTGTTAGGTGTGTTTTCAGCTGTTTTTTTTGCAGCGCGCAATATTATGAATCGTCGTGTGTTTTCACACTACACAGGTACTAAGAATATGATGGTTCAAGCGATTGTTGTGGCGATTATTTTATTTCCATTTGAGTACCATCATTTTTACGTAGGGTTACCGTTATCCACTTGGTTATGGCTTATTTTGTTGGGTGTTGTATTCACGGCATTGCCGCATTCATTAATTGTAAATGGGCTGCGGCATGTTAAAGCTAAAACCATGAGTTTAGTATCTTGTTTATCACCTTTTTATGGGACTGTTTTTGCTATATTTATTCTGGCAGAATACCCCAACCTACAAACCATGATTGGTGGCAGTTTAGTTGTCTGTGCAGCCATGTACGAAACTTTACACGCGCATAAACAAACTTAGGAATCACATGCAAATTATCGCTCATCGAGGTGCCAGCGGCACTGCACCTGAAAATACAATAACTGCATTTCAGTTGGCGTTAGACGCAGGTGTGAGTGGTATTGAATTAGATGTTCAAATGGTAAGTGGTGTGGCGGTTGTACTGCATGACAGGTGGTTACAAAAAACGACAAATGGGATGGGGTTAACACAAGATATTGATCTAGCTTATTTACAAAGCTTAGATGCCGGAGGTGGGCAATCTGTACCTAGGTTAGGTGATGTTTTACAGCTTATTAATGGAAGCTGTTTAGTGAATATTGAGCTTAAAGCGCCAGATTGCGAATTGGCTGTATTAGCTGAAATTGAATATGCGTTAGCCGCGTTAAATTTTTCGGTTGAACAATTTTTGATTTCCTCTTTTAATCACCATAGTTTACAGAAAATCAAGCAGCTTGCCCCTGAATTAA is a window encoding:
- a CDS encoding DMT family transporter, with protein sequence MSLPTSSQAEQKLALLQIHVGVLLLGGTALFSKLIPLPGDAITFGRAVIAGLFLVILVKLTEGKLKLNSRQDLINGIILGVFMAIHWVTYFLAMQYSTVATGMIALYTYPVMIVLFEPLMHKQIPNKQDIVIALVVLIGVVLLIPDLSLDSEYTLGILLGVFSAVFFAARNIMNRRVFSHYTGTKNMMVQAIVVAIILFPFEYHHFYVGLPLSTWLWLILLGVVFTALPHSLIVNGLRHVKAKTMSLVSCLSPFYGTVFAIFILAEYPNLQTMIGGSLVVCAAMYETLHAHKQT
- a CDS encoding glycerophosphodiester phosphodiesterase; translation: MQIIAHRGASGTAPENTITAFQLALDAGVSGIELDVQMVSGVAVVLHDRWLQKTTNGMGLTQDIDLAYLQSLDAGGGQSVPRLGDVLQLINGSCLVNIELKAPDCELAVLAEIEYALAALNFSVEQFLISSFNHHSLQKIKQLAPELKLGALTANLPLSYAQFATDIQAWSVHCAIDFIDQAFVDDAHQRGLQVWVYTVNQIEDIDAMLKLGVDAIFTDYPSRSIQYLNSISC